One region of Collinsella aerofaciens ATCC 25986 genomic DNA includes:
- a CDS encoding PTS sugar transporter subunit IIB: MVASAADALALVGGGVSIAKVSIGHMRAGEGRRPATPTVAIGDADIAALRELQALGVKMEVRNLPSDEPDSMNALLY; encoded by the coding sequence ATGGTGGCCTCAGCCGCCGATGCGCTCGCGCTGGTTGGGGGCGGCGTGTCGATCGCCAAGGTCAGCATTGGCCATATGCGGGCGGGGGAGGGCAGGCGTCCCGCAACGCCCACGGTCGCCATAGGCGATGCGGACATCGCCGCTCTCAGAGAGCTGCAAGCGCTTGGTGTGAAAATGGAAGTTCGCAATCTACCCAGTGACGAACCCGACTCCATGAATGCTCTGCTGTATTAA